The Pan troglodytes isolate AG18354 chromosome 8, NHGRI_mPanTro3-v2.0_pri, whole genome shotgun sequence genome window below encodes:
- the TIAL1 gene encoding nucleolysin TIAR isoform X5: MDARVVKDMATGKSKGYGFVSFYNKLDAENAIVHMGGQWLGGRQIRTNWATRKPPAPKSTQENNTKQLRFEDVVNQSSPKNCTVYCGGIASGLTDQLMRQTFSPFGQIMEIRVFPEKGYSFVRFSTHESAAHAIVSVNGTTIEGHVVKCYWGKESPDMTKNFQQVDYSQWGQWSQVYGNPQQYGQYMANGWQVPPYGVYGQPWNQQGFGVDQSPSAAWMGGFGAQPPQGQAPPPVIPPPNQAGYGMASYQTQ; encoded by the exons AT GGATGCCCGGGTAGTTAAAGACATGGCAACTGGAAAATCCAAAGGCTATggttttgtatctttttataaCAAACTG GATGCAGAAAATGCGATTGTGCATATGGGCGGTCAGTGGTTGGGTGGTCGTCAAATCCGAACCAATTGGGCCACACGTAAACCACCTGCACCTAAAAGCACACAAGAAA ACAACACTAAGCAGTTGAGATTTGAAGATGTAGTAAACCAGTCAAGTCCAAAAAATTGTACTGTGTACTGTGGAGGAATTGCGTCTGGGTTAACAg atcAGCTTATGAGACAGACATTCTCACCATTTGGACAAATTATGGAAATAAGAGTTTTCCCAGAAAAGGGCTATTCATTTGTCAG atttTCAACCCATGAAAGTGCAGCCCATGCCATTGTTTCGGTGAACGGTACTACGATTGAAGGACATGTGGTTAAATGCTATTGGGGTAAAGAATCTCCTGATATGACTAAAAACTTCCAACAG GTTGACTATAGTCAGTGGGGCCAATGGAGCCAAGTGTATGGAAACCCACAACAGTATGGACAGTATATGGCAAATGGGTGGCAAGTACCGCCTTATGGAGTATACGGGCAACCATGGAATCAACAAGGATTTGGAGTAGA tcAATCACCTTCTGCTGCTTGGATGGGTGGATTTGGTGCTCAGCCTCCCCAAGGACAAGCTCCTCCCCCTGTAATACCTCCTCCTAACCAAGCCGGATATGGTATGGCAAGTTACCAAACACAGTGA